One region of Oxalobacteraceae bacterium OTU3CAMAD1 genomic DNA includes:
- a CDS encoding amidohydrolase: MRSTLISMLFAALAALPARAADDNYTMADFDKVPKIDAHLHLHGDSQTAYLAQARKDNFRALTINVDYGDFPPPARQRQVASKLAHAHPKDVAWVATFSTKGFEQPGWTEATLKDLDAALADGAVGVKVWKNIGMDLRDATGKLVMVDDARFDRLFDGLTRRGTMVLGHQGEPHNCWLPLEKMTVNSDREYFKAHPAYHMYRHPEMPSYEQQMAARDRLLAKHPKLRFTGVHLASLEWDIDSLARFLDTHPTVNVDVAARIGQLQYQSQHDLGRVRAFFVRYQDRLMYGSDLAQSADQADADFAKDLHTVWRRDWRYFATGDTLTVPELDAPVRGLSLPRAVIDKLFRENAEKTFPNAWQNAPARASGG; the protein is encoded by the coding sequence ATGCGTTCCACTCTCATTTCAATGCTATTCGCCGCACTGGCCGCGCTGCCCGCCCGCGCAGCCGACGACAACTACACCATGGCCGACTTCGACAAAGTGCCGAAGATCGACGCCCACCTGCACCTGCACGGCGACAGCCAGACCGCCTACCTCGCGCAAGCCCGCAAGGACAACTTCCGCGCGCTGACCATCAACGTCGACTACGGCGACTTCCCTCCCCCGGCGCGTCAACGGCAGGTCGCCAGCAAACTGGCGCACGCCCACCCGAAGGACGTCGCCTGGGTCGCCACGTTCTCCACCAAAGGCTTCGAGCAGCCCGGCTGGACAGAAGCAACGCTAAAAGACCTCGACGCCGCCCTGGCCGACGGCGCCGTCGGCGTCAAGGTCTGGAAAAACATCGGCATGGACCTGCGCGACGCCACCGGCAAACTGGTGATGGTCGACGACGCCCGCTTCGACCGTCTGTTCGACGGCCTGACCCGGCGCGGCACCATGGTGCTGGGCCACCAGGGCGAACCGCACAACTGCTGGCTGCCGCTCGAAAAAATGACAGTCAACAGCGACCGCGAATATTTCAAGGCCCATCCGGCCTACCACATGTACCGGCACCCCGAGATGCCAAGCTACGAACAACAGATGGCCGCGCGCGACCGCCTGCTGGCCAAGCATCCGAAACTCCGCTTCACCGGCGTCCACCTGGCGTCGCTCGAATGGGACATAGACAGCCTCGCGCGCTTCCTCGACACCCACCCCACCGTGAATGTCGATGTCGCCGCGCGCATCGGCCAATTGCAGTACCAGTCGCAGCACGATCTCGGGCGGGTGCGGGCGTTCTTCGTCCGCTATCAGGACCGCCTGATGTACGGCTCCGATCTTGCGCAATCGGCCGACCAGGCCGACGCCGATTTCGCCAAGGACCTGCACACCGTCTGGCGGCGCGACTGGCGCTACTTCGCCACCGGCGACACCCTCACGGTGCCGGAACTGGATGCGCCGGTGCGCGGCCTGTCGCTGCCGCGCGCGGTGATCGACAAGCTGTTCCGTGAAAACGCCGAAAAAACCTTCCCGAACGCCTGGCAAAACGCGCCGGCAAGGGCCTCCGGGGGTTGA
- a CDS encoding YfiR family protein has protein sequence MHSEPNTMKLVLLWCTALSLLVLARAGWAQSDDAALKAAYVYNIAQFTTWPGAEAARPLNVCLSSAHALWDSLRKLQGKPVGERKLSVVEPGPATQCDVMVLRAGAQRPAAAGGILSIVDEPKNGYAGAVALVEEDQHLRFDIDTAEAARAGLRFSSRLLKLARNVR, from the coding sequence ATGCATTCTGAACCGAACACCATGAAACTGGTGCTGCTGTGGTGCACCGCGCTGTCGCTGCTCGTGCTGGCGCGGGCCGGCTGGGCGCAGTCCGACGACGCCGCGCTCAAGGCGGCCTACGTCTACAACATCGCCCAATTCACCACCTGGCCCGGCGCCGAGGCGGCGCGGCCGCTGAACGTTTGCCTGAGCAGCGCGCACGCCCTGTGGGACAGCCTGCGCAAGCTGCAGGGCAAGCCGGTCGGCGAGCGCAAGCTCTCTGTGGTCGAGCCGGGACCGGCAACGCAGTGCGATGTCATGGTATTGCGCGCCGGCGCCCAGCGCCCCGCCGCCGCCGGCGGCATCCTGTCCATCGTCGACGAGCCCAAGAACGGCTACGCCGGCGCCGTCGCGCTGGTCGAGGAGGACCAGCATCTGCGTTTCGACATCGACACTGCGGAGGCGGCGCGCGCCGGCCTGCGCTTCAGCTCGCGCCTGTTGAAGCTGGCGAGGAACGTCCGATGA
- a CDS encoding EAL domain-containing protein has translation MKRQPAPARASISSALGTGQIIAAAAALVIAGAVLIAYQLLDMRHSLIDGARVQAAIVADSVTAPLMFRDRDAARDALHAFRYAPGLRAVGVYDKEGNLFAEFSYPNSRLPARQPPDGATPDGIITVTDTVRYRDTTLGRTVLHTSTAKLRAVLLRYLGLLTVASLLAMLVVAALSRKTRARVAAAERKLDYMAHTDHVTRLPNRHATYARLTADLERAQAEGQQLALLLVDLDNFKLVNDTAGHAVGDELLQHVAEALTGAVRASDLVGRIGGDEFAIIAGPVPDRAAALALAAGVTQALQAPFQLKQGEFFATASVGFCLYPDDAGTMGELMSSADTALYHAKHGGRNRLAEFVPAMTAATQRRAALERELRRAIEQDRLSVHYQPQFGCADGALVGVEALLRWNHPEHGPVSPAEFIPIAEDSGLIVQLGRWVLHRACDQVAAWERDGAPALTLAVNMSARQLREPCFIDDVTRALAQSGLAPGRLELELTESVLMEDVDGAIAFMQAVRALGVRLAIDDFGTGYSSLAYLQCFPINQLKVDRSFVQLLPKRGETIVHAILALARGFGLAVVAEGVEEQPQLDWLREAGCDIVQGFLLGKPIPPEEFAARYLGRPQV, from the coding sequence ATGAAGCGCCAGCCCGCCCCCGCCCGGGCGTCCATTTCCAGCGCGCTCGGCACCGGCCAGATCATCGCCGCCGCCGCCGCGCTGGTGATCGCCGGCGCCGTGCTGATCGCGTACCAGTTGCTCGACATGCGCCACTCCCTGATCGACGGCGCCAGGGTGCAGGCGGCGATCGTGGCCGACAGCGTGACCGCGCCGCTGATGTTCCGCGACCGCGACGCCGCCCGGGACGCGCTGCACGCGTTCCGCTACGCGCCCGGCCTGCGCGCGGTCGGCGTCTACGACAAAGAGGGCAACCTGTTCGCCGAGTTTTCCTATCCGAACAGCCGCCTGCCGGCACGCCAGCCGCCCGACGGCGCCACACCGGACGGCATCATCACCGTGACCGACACGGTGCGTTACCGCGACACCACGCTGGGCCGCACGGTGCTGCATACGAGCACCGCCAAGCTGCGCGCGGTGCTGCTGCGCTACCTCGGCCTGCTGACGGTCGCCTCGCTGCTGGCCATGCTGGTGGTGGCCGCGCTGAGCCGCAAGACGCGGGCGCGGGTGGCCGCCGCCGAGCGCAAGCTCGACTATATGGCCCACACCGACCACGTCACGCGCCTGCCCAACCGCCACGCCACCTACGCCCGCCTGACCGCCGACCTCGAGCGCGCGCAGGCGGAGGGTCAGCAACTGGCGCTGCTGTTGGTCGACCTCGACAACTTCAAGCTGGTCAACGACACCGCCGGCCACGCCGTCGGCGACGAACTGCTGCAGCACGTGGCCGAAGCGCTGACCGGCGCGGTGCGCGCGTCCGATCTGGTCGGCCGCATCGGCGGCGACGAGTTCGCGATCATCGCCGGCCCGGTGCCGGACCGCGCCGCCGCGCTGGCGCTGGCCGCCGGCGTGACGCAGGCGCTGCAGGCGCCGTTCCAGCTCAAGCAGGGCGAGTTCTTCGCCACCGCCAGCGTCGGCTTCTGCCTGTACCCGGACGACGCCGGCACCATGGGCGAGCTGATGAGCAGCGCCGACACCGCCCTGTACCACGCCAAGCACGGCGGGCGCAACCGGCTCGCCGAGTTCGTGCCGGCGATGACAGCCGCCACCCAGCGCCGCGCCGCGCTGGAACGGGAGCTGCGACGCGCCATCGAGCAGGACCGGCTGTCCGTGCACTACCAACCGCAGTTCGGCTGCGCCGACGGCGCGCTGGTCGGGGTCGAGGCGCTGCTGCGCTGGAACCATCCGGAGCACGGACCGGTGTCGCCGGCCGAATTCATTCCGATCGCCGAGGACAGCGGCTTGATCGTGCAACTGGGCCGCTGGGTGCTGCACCGCGCCTGCGACCAGGTCGCCGCGTGGGAGCGCGACGGCGCGCCGGCCTTGACGTTGGCGGTCAACATGTCGGCCCGCCAGCTGCGCGAGCCGTGCTTCATCGACGATGTCACGCGCGCCTTGGCGCAAAGCGGGCTGGCGCCGGGCCGGCTTGAACTGGAGCTGACCGAAAGCGTGCTGATGGAAGACGTCGACGGCGCCATCGCCTTCATGCAGGCCGTGCGCGCGCTCGGCGTGCGGCTGGCGATCGACGATTTCGGCACCGGCTACTCGTCGCTGGCCTACCTGCAATGCTTTCCGATCAACCAGCTCAAGGTCGACCGCAGCTTCGTGCAATTGCTGCCAAAGCGCGGCGAGACCATCGTCCACGCCATCTTGGCGCTGGCGCGCGGCTTCGGCCTGGCGGTCGTGGCCGAAGGCGTCGAGGAACAGCCGCAGCTGGACTGGCTGCGCGAGGCCGGCTGCGACATCGTCCAGGGCTTCCTGCTCGGAAAGCCGATCCCGCCGGAAGAATTCGCCGCGCGCTATCTCGGCCGCCCCCAGGTCTGA
- a CDS encoding N-acetylglucosamine kinase, whose amino-acid sequence MFLGVDGGGTKTAFALVDADGNVRARHEEGSAYYLEVGLEGAAAMLERGCRALFAAAGVGADDIAQAFFGLPAYGEDRAVMPALDALPRAILGHHRYRCGNDMVCSWAGSLGCADGISIIAGTGSMAYGEVAGRQARAGGWGELFSDEGSAHWIARAGLGLFSRMSDGRVPRGELYELVRQRLSLEEDLDLCGVVYGDLKRERSGVASLSRLVSEAAALGDRKAVAIIEAAAGELADLVDAVRATLGVADDVDVAVSFTGGLVGPDGPLRVSLTKALAGRARPYRVSPPLFAPVIGAALYAARNAGTPLDAVALRRLAEFRTGWPDMIGHTMRRHGA is encoded by the coding sequence ATGTTTCTGGGCGTTGACGGCGGCGGCACCAAGACCGCGTTCGCACTGGTGGACGCGGACGGCAACGTGCGCGCGCGGCACGAGGAAGGCAGCGCCTACTATCTTGAAGTGGGACTGGAAGGCGCCGCCGCGATGCTGGAGCGCGGCTGCCGCGCGCTGTTCGCCGCCGCGGGCGTCGGCGCCGACGACATCGCGCAAGCTTTTTTCGGCTTGCCCGCCTACGGCGAAGACCGCGCCGTGATGCCCGCGCTCGACGCGCTGCCGCGCGCCATCCTCGGCCACCACCGCTACCGCTGCGGCAACGACATGGTGTGCAGCTGGGCGGGCTCGCTGGGCTGTGCCGACGGCATCAGCATCATCGCCGGCACCGGCTCGATGGCCTACGGCGAGGTCGCCGGCAGGCAGGCGCGTGCCGGCGGCTGGGGTGAATTGTTCAGCGACGAGGGTTCGGCGCACTGGATCGCCCGCGCCGGGCTGGGTTTGTTTTCGCGCATGAGCGACGGCCGGGTGCCGCGCGGCGAACTGTATGAATTGGTGCGCCAGCGCCTGTCGCTGGAAGAGGACCTGGACCTGTGTGGCGTGGTCTACGGCGATCTGAAGCGGGAACGCAGCGGCGTGGCGAGCTTGTCGCGTCTGGTGAGCGAGGCCGCCGCGCTTGGCGACCGCAAGGCCGTGGCGATCATCGAGGCCGCCGCCGGGGAGCTGGCGGACCTGGTCGACGCCGTGCGCGCCACCTTGGGCGTGGCGGACGATGTCGATGTCGCGGTGTCATTCACCGGCGGGCTGGTTGGACCGGACGGACCGTTGCGGGTGTCGCTCACCAAGGCGCTGGCGGGCCGCGCCCGCCCGTACCGGGTGTCGCCGCCGCTGTTCGCGCCGGTGATTGGCGCCGCGCTGTACGCCGCCCGTAACGCCGGCACGCCGCTCGACGCGGTCGCGTTGCGGAGATTGGCGGAATTTAGGACCGGTTGGCCCGACATGATTGGCCATACGATGCGGCGCCACGGCGCATAA
- a CDS encoding DeoR/GlpR family DNA-binding transcription regulator: MKKTQKTETKAIAKEAPAENNLLVEERRRHIRELVAERGRITVAELVTMFDISQVTVRSDLNALAEIGAVVRTRGGALAQRADEDLPIGVKQTLRRAEKMRIAEAAVQLIGEGQTIVLDSGTTTAEIAKQIRGLKLQSINVITNALNIAVLLAGAPHVTLIMLGGVLRPSSYSLGGPQAEAALQGLHADILFLGFDGLDPEIGVMTPHLLEARLNSRMLEIARSVVAVGDSSKIGRRSLSVIAKIEQVDRIITDAGAAPETVEALRARGAQVVLV, translated from the coding sequence ATGAAAAAAACCCAGAAGACGGAAACGAAAGCCATAGCGAAGGAAGCGCCGGCCGAAAACAACCTGCTCGTGGAAGAACGGCGCCGCCACATCCGCGAGCTGGTCGCCGAGCGCGGCCGAATCACGGTGGCCGAACTGGTGACGATGTTCGACATCTCGCAAGTGACCGTCCGTAGCGACCTGAACGCATTGGCCGAGATCGGCGCGGTGGTGCGCACGCGCGGCGGCGCGCTGGCCCAGCGGGCCGACGAGGACCTGCCGATCGGCGTCAAGCAGACCTTGCGCCGCGCCGAGAAGATGCGCATCGCCGAGGCGGCCGTGCAACTGATCGGCGAAGGACAAACCATCGTGCTCGATTCGGGCACGACGACGGCGGAAATCGCCAAGCAGATACGCGGCCTGAAGCTGCAGTCGATCAATGTCATCACCAACGCGCTCAACATCGCGGTGCTGCTGGCCGGCGCGCCGCACGTGACGTTGATCATGCTGGGCGGCGTGCTGCGGCCCAGTTCGTATTCCTTGGGCGGGCCGCAGGCCGAGGCGGCGTTGCAGGGTCTGCACGCGGACATCCTGTTCCTCGGCTTCGACGGCCTCGATCCGGAGATCGGCGTGATGACGCCGCATCTGCTGGAAGCGCGCCTGAACTCGCGCATGCTGGAGATCGCGCGCAGCGTGGTCGCGGTGGGCGACTCGTCCAAGATCGGACGGCGCAGCCTGTCCGTGATCGCGAAGATCGAACAAGTCGACCGCATCATCACCGACGCCGGCGCGGCGCCGGAGACGGTCGAAGCGCTGCGGGCACGCGGCGCACAAGTCGTGCTGGTGTAG
- a CDS encoding TonB-dependent receptor has product MMALQAGPAQAEAAPPEELSTLPLESLMEVTMVTSASRFAQRVSEAPSAVSVLTSQDVREHGWRTLGDALATLPGLYVSSDRNYDYLGARGFLRPGDYDSRFLLLIDGVRVNDSVYDQACIGDDSLIDMDLVERIEYVPGPGAAVYGSNALFGVINVITKTGSAMAGPQGTLSVGGKGERRARASYGYHTQDGTDVLLSVKATTRRGGALYASEFDTPEQNNGLAEGLDYERTRGAFIKAGRDGWGFSAGHVTRVKGVPTASFGAVFNTPNYTRDAQSFASVSYNAAPSDTVAVSTRVDWGRADYLGVGSYPDDEGRPRRNIDGDHAAWYGVNVNATFTGIDGHKLVAGLDAQRNARRDQFNFDLDPYQRNLDDRRADNRLGAYVEDEVRLAPTVLLNAGLRFDRDSITGTRFNPRAALIWQASPRDTLKLIHGTAYRSPNAYESYYAVGVGEGGQAANTGLRAEEIATHELVWERRPDAYSKLSLAVFHYHIDGLIAETLREDGLLVFGNTERASARGIELAAERLFTGGARLRANYSWQQVRDGDGARPVNSPRHLAKLNATWPLPGTGGALGLGVEGQCMSDRLTENAAAAGFCTWNLTLVPARRRAGGLDWSISFYNAADHRYADPAGPAFVQEAIPREGRTITAKIGYAF; this is encoded by the coding sequence ATGATGGCGTTGCAGGCCGGCCCCGCCCAGGCCGAAGCCGCGCCCCCGGAAGAACTGAGCACCCTGCCGCTGGAGAGTCTGATGGAGGTCACCATGGTGACCTCGGCCTCGCGCTTCGCCCAGCGCGTCAGCGAGGCGCCGTCGGCGGTCTCCGTGCTGACCTCGCAGGATGTCCGCGAGCACGGCTGGCGCACCCTGGGCGACGCCCTGGCCACCCTGCCCGGCCTGTATGTATCGAGCGACCGCAACTACGACTACCTCGGCGCGCGCGGCTTCCTGCGCCCCGGCGACTACGACAGCCGCTTCCTGCTGCTGATCGACGGCGTGCGCGTCAACGACAGCGTATACGACCAGGCCTGCATCGGCGACGACAGCCTGATCGACATGGACCTGGTGGAGCGCATCGAGTACGTGCCCGGCCCCGGCGCCGCCGTCTACGGCTCGAACGCGCTGTTCGGCGTGATCAACGTCATCACCAAGACCGGCAGCGCCATGGCCGGCCCCCAGGGCACGCTGTCGGTCGGCGGCAAGGGCGAGCGGCGCGCCCGCGCCAGCTACGGCTACCACACCCAGGACGGCACCGACGTGCTGCTGTCGGTCAAAGCGACCACGCGGCGCGGCGGCGCGCTGTACGCCTCCGAGTTCGATACGCCGGAGCAGAACAACGGCCTGGCCGAGGGCCTGGACTACGAGCGCACGCGCGGCGCCTTCATCAAGGCCGGCCGCGACGGCTGGGGCTTCAGCGCCGGCCATGTCACGCGCGTCAAGGGCGTGCCGACGGCCTCGTTCGGCGCAGTGTTCAACACCCCCAACTACACGCGCGACGCGCAGAGCTTCGCCAGCGTCTCGTACAACGCCGCGCCAAGCGACACGGTGGCGGTGTCGACCCGCGTGGACTGGGGCCGCGCCGATTACCTGGGCGTCGGCAGCTACCCCGACGACGAGGGCCGGCCGCGCCGGAACATCGACGGCGACCATGCCGCGTGGTACGGCGTGAACGTCAACGCCACCTTCACCGGCATCGACGGCCACAAGCTGGTGGCCGGCCTGGACGCCCAGCGCAACGCGCGGCGCGACCAGTTCAACTTCGACCTGGACCCGTACCAGCGCAATCTGGACGACCGCCGCGCCGACAACCGCCTGGGCGCCTACGTCGAGGACGAGGTGCGGCTGGCGCCGACGGTGCTGCTCAACGCCGGCCTGCGCTTCGACCGCGACAGCATCACCGGCACCCGCTTCAATCCGCGCGCGGCGCTGATCTGGCAAGCCTCGCCGCGCGACACGCTCAAGCTGATCCACGGCACCGCCTACCGCTCGCCCAACGCCTACGAATCGTATTACGCGGTGGGTGTGGGCGAAGGCGGCCAAGCGGCCAACACGGGGTTGCGCGCCGAGGAGATCGCCACCCATGAACTGGTGTGGGAGCGCCGCCCGGACGCCTACAGCAAATTGTCGCTGGCGGTGTTCCACTACCACATCGACGGCCTGATCGCCGAGACCCTGCGCGAGGACGGCCTGCTCGTCTTCGGCAACACCGAGCGCGCCTCGGCGCGGGGCATCGAGCTGGCGGCCGAGCGCCTGTTCACCGGCGGCGCCCGGCTGCGCGCCAACTACTCCTGGCAACAGGTGCGCGATGGCGACGGCGCCAGGCCGGTCAATTCGCCCCGCCACCTGGCCAAGCTCAACGCCACCTGGCCGCTGCCCGGCACCGGCGGCGCGCTGGGGCTTGGCGTAGAGGGGCAATGCATGTCGGACCGGCTCACCGAAAACGCCGCCGCCGCCGGCTTCTGCACCTGGAACCTGACCCTGGTGCCGGCGCGCAGGCGCGCGGGCGGCCTGGATTGGTCCATCAGCTTCTACAACGCGGCCGACCACCGCTACGCGGACCCGGCCGGTCCGGCGTTCGTGCAGGAAGCGATTCCACGCGAGGGGCGCACCATTACCGCCAAGATCGGTTATGCATTCTGA
- a CDS encoding SIS domain-containing protein — MDSKTSILGIDEDRLDAAGAGLTAREVAQQGAVWPKIAELLKSRRADVDAFLAPLLARPDLRIVLTGAGTSAFIGECLVPALLRQGLRAEAVPTTDLVSGPLSFLQPAVPTLLVSFGRSGSSPESVAAVALADQLVANVHHLVITCNADGELYRMAEGCSNALAILLPEATHDRGFAMTTSFTSMLLSAALAFDAVADDAVQAPSAAARQLLHSALPLLSELVARRFDRVVYLGSNELRGLAREAALKLLELTDGQVVALFDSPLGFRHGPKTIVNDSTLVVVMLSNDTHARRYDLDLLRELRNDGRAGRVLALSGIADPALGNDCLLLDGMDHADELALALPYIVFCQSYALLQSLDLGLRPDTPSVSGTVNRVVRGVTIYPCEGKNDVSGR; from the coding sequence GTGGACAGTAAAACAAGCATCCTCGGTATCGACGAGGACCGGCTGGACGCGGCGGGCGCGGGCCTGACGGCGCGCGAAGTCGCACAACAAGGCGCCGTCTGGCCGAAGATCGCCGAACTGCTGAAAAGCCGGCGCGCCGACGTCGACGCCTTCCTCGCCCCGCTGCTGGCGCGGCCGGACCTGCGCATCGTGCTGACCGGCGCCGGCACTTCGGCCTTCATCGGCGAATGCCTGGTCCCCGCCCTGCTGCGCCAAGGCCTGCGCGCGGAGGCCGTGCCGACCACCGACCTGGTATCCGGTCCGCTATCGTTCCTGCAACCGGCGGTGCCGACCCTGCTGGTCTCGTTCGGCCGCTCCGGCAGCAGCCCGGAAAGCGTGGCCGCCGTGGCGCTGGCCGACCAACTGGTCGCCAACGTGCACCACCTGGTCATCACCTGCAACGCCGATGGCGAGCTGTATCGCATGGCAGAGGGCTGCAGCAACGCGCTGGCAATCCTGCTGCCGGAGGCGACGCATGACCGTGGCTTTGCCATGACCACCAGCTTCACCTCGATGCTGCTGTCGGCTGCGTTGGCGTTCGACGCGGTCGCGGACGACGCCGTGCAAGCGCCATCGGCCGCCGCACGCCAGCTGCTGCATAGCGCCCTGCCGCTGCTGAGCGAGCTGGTGGCGCGGCGCTTCGACCGCGTCGTCTACCTCGGCAGCAACGAGCTGCGCGGCTTGGCGCGCGAGGCCGCGCTGAAACTGCTGGAACTGACCGACGGCCAAGTGGTGGCGCTGTTCGATTCGCCGCTGGGCTTCCGCCACGGACCGAAGACCATCGTCAACGACAGCACCTTGGTGGTGGTCATGCTGTCGAACGACACGCACGCGCGCCGCTACGATCTCGACCTGCTGCGCGAGCTGCGCAACGACGGGCGCGCCGGCCGCGTCCTGGCGCTGAGCGGCATCGCCGACCCGGCGCTGGGGAACGATTGCCTGCTGCTGGACGGCATGGACCACGCCGATGAACTGGCGCTGGCGCTGCCGTATATCGTATTCTGCCAAAGCTACGCGCTGCTGCAATCGCTCGACCTCGGCCTGCGCCCGGATACGCCAAGCGTCTCGGGCACGGTCAACCGCGTGGTGCGCGGCGTGACGATCTATCCATGTGAAGGAAAAAACGATGTTTCTGGGCGTTGA
- a CDS encoding alpha-galactosidase yields the protein MKQAHQKANDRDKDQGHDKEHDQRRRTLLGWLAGTAVAVPVASTAWAAEAATMATAKGGGKHVARIGDAAMALEFDSQLRCRVVSKHGPRAAAITAFAPSERLRLKDGRWIERFALTAQAADRVDGPHGAGVRHRFTGAAAEGVEKTVNVTFYDRHPGFAIIRVGYRNIGATPLAITAWSNSAHTLQPAAGRKPEFWTYSGASHLDRRDWVQPLTAGFDQRNFMGMNASDYGSGTPAADVWRRDCGLAVGHIDTVPRLVALPVRAVKGGAALAVECELEATLQPGESLATLDTFLALHTGDYFGALDRYRQVMAERGLRSPDCPDECYEPIWCAWGYERDFTVPLMVGTLKKAKELGLEWAVLDDGWQTNEGDWKLDTKKFPGGEADMRGLVGSIKEAGLKARLWITPLAVDPGSDLLHDHTDMLLLDKDGAPQLVSWWNSLYLCPAYQPTIDMTRDLVRKILGEWGYQGLKLDGQHLNGVAPCHNPAHKHARPEESVEKLQDFWKMVYDTAMEINPKAVVELCPCGTSYSFHNMPYMNQAPAADPLSSWQVRHKGKTLKALMGPSAPYAGDHVELSDGGEDFASTIGIGAVLSTKFTWPVDPKPKDSFLLTPQREDKWRKWIGIYRDKMLPKGIYRGELYDIGFDKPEGHAVEKDGRLYFAFYAPRWDGPVEIRGLGAGRWRLRDYVDGRDLGEVRGGAGTPKVTLRFERALLLEASRV from the coding sequence ATGAAGCAAGCGCATCAAAAAGCCAACGACCGGGACAAGGACCAGGGACACGACAAGGAGCATGACCAGCGGCGCCGCACGCTGCTGGGATGGCTGGCCGGAACGGCTGTGGCGGTGCCGGTGGCCTCCACCGCCTGGGCCGCCGAGGCGGCGACAATGGCCACCGCCAAGGGCGGCGGCAAGCACGTCGCGCGCATCGGCGACGCTGCCATGGCGCTGGAATTCGACAGCCAGCTGCGCTGCCGCGTAGTGTCCAAACACGGGCCCCGCGCCGCCGCCATCACCGCCTTCGCGCCCAGCGAAAGGTTGCGGCTCAAAGACGGCCGCTGGATCGAGCGCTTCGCGCTGACGGCGCAGGCGGCCGACCGCGTCGACGGCCCGCACGGCGCCGGCGTGCGCCACCGCTTCACCGGCGCGGCCGCCGAGGGCGTCGAGAAGACCGTCAACGTCACCTTCTACGACCGTCATCCCGGCTTCGCCATCATCCGCGTCGGCTACCGCAACATCGGCGCCACCCCGCTCGCCATCACCGCCTGGAGCAACAGCGCACACACCTTGCAGCCCGCCGCCGGCCGCAAGCCAGAGTTCTGGACCTACTCCGGCGCCAGCCACCTGGACCGGCGCGACTGGGTCCAGCCGCTGACGGCCGGCTTTGACCAGCGCAATTTCATGGGCATGAACGCCTCCGACTACGGCAGCGGCACGCCGGCGGCCGACGTCTGGCGGCGCGACTGCGGCCTGGCCGTCGGCCATATCGACACGGTCCCCCGCCTGGTGGCCCTGCCGGTGCGCGCGGTCAAGGGCGGCGCCGCGCTGGCCGTCGAATGCGAACTGGAAGCGACCTTGCAACCGGGCGAATCGCTAGCCACGCTCGACACATTCCTGGCGCTGCACACGGGTGACTACTTCGGCGCGCTGGACCGCTACCGCCAGGTGATGGCCGAGCGCGGACTGCGCTCGCCCGACTGCCCCGACGAATGCTACGAGCCGATCTGGTGCGCCTGGGGCTACGAACGCGATTTCACGGTCCCGCTGATGGTCGGCACCTTGAAAAAAGCCAAGGAACTGGGCCTCGAATGGGCGGTGCTCGACGACGGCTGGCAGACCAACGAGGGCGACTGGAAGCTCGACACCAAGAAATTCCCCGGCGGCGAGGCCGACATGCGTGGCCTGGTCGGCTCGATCAAGGAAGCCGGCCTGAAGGCGCGCCTGTGGATCACGCCGCTCGCGGTCGACCCGGGCTCGGACCTGCTGCACGACCACACCGACATGCTATTGCTCGACAAGGACGGCGCCCCGCAACTGGTCAGCTGGTGGAACAGCCTGTACCTGTGCCCGGCCTACCAGCCCACCATCGACATGACCCGCGACTTGGTGCGCAAGATCCTCGGCGAATGGGGCTACCAGGGCCTCAAACTCGACGGCCAGCACCTGAACGGCGTCGCGCCCTGCCACAACCCGGCCCACAAGCACGCGCGTCCCGAGGAGTCGGTCGAGAAACTGCAGGATTTCTGGAAGATGGTGTACGACACCGCGATGGAAATCAACCCGAAGGCGGTGGTCGAGCTGTGCCCCTGCGGCACCTCCTACTCCTTCCACAACATGCCGTACATGAACCAGGCGCCCGCCGCCGACCCGCTGTCGTCGTGGCAGGTGCGCCACAAGGGCAAGACGCTGAAGGCGCTGATGGGGCCGTCGGCGCCGTACGCGGGCGACCACGTCGAACTCAGCGACGGCGGCGAGGATTTCGCCTCGACCATCGGCATCGGCGCGGTGCTGTCGACCAAGTTCACCTGGCCGGTCGATCCCAAACCGAAGGACAGCTTCCTGCTGACGCCGCAGCGCGAGGACAAGTGGCGCAAGTGGATCGGCATTTACCGCGACAAGATGCTGCCCAAAGGCATATACCGGGGCGAACTGTACGACATCGGCTTCGACAAGCCCGAAGGCCACGCCGTGGAGAAGGACGGCAGGCTGTATTTCGCCTTCTACGCGCCGCGCTGGGACGGGCCGGTGGAGATACGCGGGCTTGGCGCCGGCCGCTGGCGCCTGCGCGACTATGTCGACGGACGCGACCTGGGCGAGGTGCGCGGCGGTGCCGGCACCCCCAAGGTGACGCTGCGCTTCGAGCGCGCGCTGCTGCTCGAGGCCAGCCGCGTCTAA